Proteins encoded by one window of Cucurbita pepo subsp. pepo cultivar mu-cu-16 chromosome LG14, ASM280686v2, whole genome shotgun sequence:
- the LOC111810735 gene encoding 2-iminobutanoate/2-iminopropanoate deaminase-like — MAYCSANSFQIPATNVISRPRTVTPSVGASVSLWRRPSSIPSISNRNMSFKCHAISKCRDIIPIETDKAPEALGPYSQGIIANNFIFVSGSLGLIPETGELISDDVGEQTMQALKNIGAILRAGGADYNRVVKTTIMLADVADFALVNEIYARYFSKQPFPARSTFQVGALPKNAKIEIDAIALV; from the exons ATGGCTTACTGCTCAGCAAACAGCTTCCAAATCCCGGCCACCAACGTCATTTCACGGCCGCGCACTGTCACTCCCTCTGTCGGCGCCTCCGTGTCCTTGTGGCGCCGCCCTTCTTCTATTCCATCTATTTCAAACCGCAACATGTCCTTCAAATGCCATGCCATTTCCAAGTGTCGTG ATATCATACCTATTGAAACCGACAAGGCTCCGGAAGCATTAGGGCCATATTCTCAGGGCATCATAGCCAACAACTTTATATTTGTGTCTGGCTCCCTAGGACTCATTCCCGAG ACAGGAGAATTAATTTCCGATGATGTTGGAGAGCAAACTATGCag GCCCTCAAAAATATAGGTGCAATATTAAGAGCTGGAGGTGCGGATTATAATAGAGTGGTTAAGACAACTATTAT GCTGGCTGATGTAGCAGACTTTGCATTAGTGAATGAAATTTATGCTCGAT ACTTTTCCAAGCAACCTTTTCCAGCTCGGTCAACCTTTCAGGTTGGAGCGTTGCCCAAAAATGCCAAAATCGAAATCGATGCAATAGCTTTGGTTTAA